GTTCTTCAAACGACATGAGCCCTTTTTCATTGTATAAGTCCATTACTTTAAAAATACCTTTTCTTTCCCATTCTTTAAACCCCAAGTCATTTTTATCAGGTGTGAAATTGTCTTTGCCCCAAAATTGGTGTACAACTGGATAATACAGGGGATTCACACAATATTGCTGTACTTCGTGCCATATAGATTGTTTTTACCAAAAGGATTAGTAGTGTTCTTCTTAGTTTCTTAAAGGGAGCACAGTACAAATATCCATCCAAAGTTAAGTCTTTCGTGGATAAGATTTCAGTCTGCAGCCAGGGTAAGTATGGTTCCTTGGAAAACCAAAACATTGCAGCCCTCAGTTGTGGAGACCAGTAATGCCACTGTAGGTTTGGAAGTTTTAACCCCCCTCTGTCTTAGGGCAAATAAATAAGAGAAAGTCTAAGCCTTGGTTTTCTGTTGCTCCAGataaaatgttagaatttttctgaTCTTTGGAAAAAATTAAGGTGGTGGAGCCAGAGGAATTGATTGAAATAGATAAAGATATTGAGTCAGAATATTCATGTGAATTTTATTTATTCTACCAATAATAGATTAGGCTGTAATGATGTCCATCTGTTGATGGATTTTGTTACACTCGTTACCATGAGTTCATCATTTGTTGAACTCAAGGAGCTAATTTCTGCTGTGATTTTAATACCAAGATATGTAAAACCTTGTTCTGTATTCTTAATGAAATGCTGTAATTTCTTTCTACTCTGCAAgtggagtgatctagatgaggaTCAAGAGTGCAATTAAAATCCCCTGCCATTAGGACTTTACCAGGAAGGGAGGCTATACTATGAATAGAAAGAAATTCTCAAATAATTTGAGATTATTATCATTAGGAACATATACATTAACCAGATTAATACGTTCGTTCAAAAGAGTTTCCTGTATCAAAATGTATCTACCCAGCTGTATCAGTTATAATATTTTCCATTTGAAATGGAACAGATTTTTTAATTAAAACCATAATACCATGAGAATGAGAGGAGAAACAGGATGCCATCACTTGTGCTTGCAATCTCCTGCATACTTTAATTAGCTCATCCTTCAACAAGTGAGTTTCTTGTAGGAACACAATAGATTAGTAATAAACTGTTTAAGCTTGGATAGTTTATCACCTCCACGGACATTCCACAAAGTAAATTTCAGTTTTGCATTTGAAGTCATATAACTAAAGATATGAACATGGAATAAGCTAGAGTATAAACGCATTTCTAAAATATGTTTAGTAACCACAAGCACTGCATGAGTATTTTGTAGTGAGGAAAATATGTAAAGATCTGTTGaaacaaaaaaactaaaactTTCCTAACAGTAAAAAAAACACCTCCGtctgcaactggatactggacttGGTGAGGGTAGGtgaggtgagggtaggtagcaacacatctgccacactgatcctcaaaactggagcccctcaggggtgcgtgctcagtcccctcctgtactccctgttcacccacgactacgtggccaggcacgactccaacaccatcattaagtttgctgatgacaccataatagtaggcctgatcaccgacaacgacgagacagcctatagggaggaggtcagagacttggccgggtggtgccagaataacaaccgatccctcaacgtaatcaatactaaggagatgattgtggactacaggaaaaggtggaccGAGCATGCCCCTATTCTcaacgacggggctgtagtggagcaggttgagggcttcaaattccttggtgtccacatcaccaacaaactagaatggtccaaacacaccaagatagccatgaagagggcacgacaaagcctattccccctcaggaaactgaaaagatttggcatgggtcctcagattctcaaaagtttctacagctgcaacatcgagagcatcctgactggttgcatcactgtctggtgcggcaactgctcggcctctgaccgcaaggcactatagagggtagtgtgtacggcccagaacatcactgaggctaagctgcctgccatccaggacctctacaccaggcagtgtcagaggaaggccctaaaaattgtcaaagaccacaTTCagcccagtcatagactgttctctctgccatggcaagcggtactggagtgcaAAGTctcggaccaaaaggcttctcaacagtttttaccccacaagccataagactcctgaacaggtaatcaaatggctacccggactattttcattgtgtgccACCCCGAcgcctcttttacgctgctgctactctctgtttatcatctatgcatagtcactttaactatacattcatgtacatactacctcaattagcccgaccaactggtgcccccgcacattggctacccagacgatctgcattgtgtcctgccACCCAACACCCGCCAACCCGTCTTTTACGTTACTGCTACTCTTTCTTTAtcgtatatgcatagtcactttaaccaaacctacatgtacatacactacctcaatcagcctgtcTAACCAGTGCCTGTATATAGCTTTGCTACTgttattggttagagcctgtaagtaagcatttcactgtaaggtctacacctgttgtattcggcgcacgtgacaaataaactttgtttTGATACCAATTGATCAACTTTTCCATATCCCAAAgatttcaggctgttctggaggcaaaggtgggtgtacctaataaactggccactacGTGTATATTGTCATTAGTTGTTATAATGTAGCTCTCTTATAGTTCATAGCCCATTGTAAGAGATATAGACCTTCTAAAACGGTGCTGGCACCTTCTCTAAGAGTCTCGCCCCTCCTGAGAGGCAGCGTTTGAGCTTTTCAGTGGAATAGGGCTCTGCTCAGCTGAAGAGCTGTTTATACAGCAAACACCAGAAAAATATGGAGTGAGGGACCTCAGGTGGATTTGGAGGTGTTGTTAATAGGATCTGAAGCAGCTGGGGTGGCCATGAGGTGGGGAAATGTCATTCTGCTCCACCTTGTAAATTGTGTGTCACATTGTAATCCATGATAGTCAAGTGCCCCTGTCCCTGAAGCAGATGGGCATCCATTCCGTTCTGCACCTTGAAAATAATACTACACTATTTCCTAAAGCATTGGCATCACCTCATGTTTACACAACACATTCTGTCTTCATTCATCCGTCTCACATTTTGGTTTTCTTTCTTGCCCAAAATATTTGTCAAAATGAGTCAGGGGTTTATTTTTGCCACGGACATGCCCACATATCCCTATTCTGACACCCCACTACATCAATGCAACAGCAAATGTTATTTACTACACCGCATGTCACTAACAATAAGCTACAGAGTGAATGAAGTACATTTTATTATGATAATTCATTATACTTAGTGATAGGTACATCTACTCATTCCTGCTTTCTCTAATCACTTGAATGAATATATACAATTGTCCCTAATGTATTCAATTATAGATTTATTCAATGTCATTCAAATTCAAACGGGGGtccatatcttttttttttttacataggcATGATTGCAGTCACCTATTTTCCACTTGCAAATGTTATCTAGAATGTAATCTCACAGAGCTACATTGCATTTCCATAAGGCTTACACTGACTTAACACATCTAATATCGTACAGAATTATGTTAACAATGTGTTTTGTGATTCTTGGCTACTGCAAAAGCAATCACAGTAGATACCGGAGCAGATTCATCCCAGATCTACCCATCATCAAGTGTATGTAGGGAAGATTGTTCATCATCACCTGAACCAGTTTCCTGTATGCTAGATCTTTTACAATCAGTAATTGACTGGCCGACGGTCTACAACGCATATGAATGATGGGATTTGGTCACTCGTAAGGAAAGGGGCTTTTGAGCTGTGGGGGAAGTATTTTAAGGACGGACCTGGTCAGTATGCTCAGATAGGAAGAGGCAAAATGAGAGGGCTCACTCTTGCCAAAATCTGTCCAGAATAAGCCCAATCCGTTTCTATGGGCTTAGTATGCAGACCTAAGCTTTTCGCCTGCCTTGCTGCCTTTGGggcaacgactcccattgttagggcggagacatgaatATCTCTTCATTATACAGATCTCTGGTATGCTTTAGATTAGTTTAAATTTAAATAACTATTGGAAAAGCCAACATTTCCTCTTCTTAGGTTTCTGTCATACATTTTTGTCCTGAAGTGACCTTTTACATACAGTAACCTAGTTCATTTTTTAACGAATGCATTTTGGTCTGTCAAAATGGCCACAGTGGCTCTCTTAAACCTTctttagggtagggggcagcattcggaattttggatgaaatgcatgcccaaattaaactgcctgcttctcgggcccagaagatatgatatgcatataactggtagattttgatagaaagcattctaaagtttccaaaactgttaaaatagtgtctgagtataacagaactgatttggtaggcgaaaacctgagaaaaatccattcagaaaGTAGTTatttttttggttttgtagttttctattcaatgccattacagtatccattgacttaggactcaaattgcagtttctatgccttccactagatgtcaacagtctttagaaattgtttcaggcttgtattctgaaaaatgaggaagtaagagcagtcggaatgagtggaccctaaagtgtcacagagctttttcatgcgcgagacggaaagagtgcgtttcttgtttaccttttaaattgacaacgttattgtccggttgaaatattattgattatttaggctaaaaacaacctgaggattgaatataaacattgtttgacatgtttctatgaactttacggatacaatttagattttttttgtctccctgttttgactgcatttgagcctgtggattactgaagaaaacgcgcaaacaaaacggaggttttaggatataaagagactttatcaaacaaaaggaacatttattgagtaaatgaatgtctgctgagtacaaccatatgaagatcatcaaaggtaagggattaattttatctctatttctgacttgtgtaactgttctacttggctggttactgtttgtaatgatttgtctagtgggctatgttctcaaataatcgtaaggtatgctttcgcccgtaaagcattttttaaatctgacaccgtggttggattcacaagaagttaatctttaaaactatgtaaaatatgttttgttttcagaattttcataatgagtatttctgtatttgaatttggcgcccagtagtttcactggctgttgaagaggtgggacgctaacgtctcacgtacccaagagaggttttaAGATCCAATCTATACACTGTGAAAGTGAATGCGCCATTTGTACACCTCACATCACTTTATCCCTTGGAGACCTATGATCGCTATTGGAGAAAAAAACTATAATTCATTTAAAAGTTCTGTTTTTTTCATCGTCTTTAGTGCATCCGCTACATTCGTTGGTGGAGATTGACCAGTCACTTGTGTAGCATATTTAAAACCTTATTTTTGGAATTTAAGTTATTTAGTGCTTAGGCACACGACACAGGTAGGCTGATTCTATAACActtctctgtgttgtcttcttcACAGAGATCCGCGAGGCGTTCAAGGTATTTGACCGTGATGGGAATGGCTTCATCTCGAAGCAAGAGCTGGGCATGGCCATGAGGTCTCTGGGGTACATGCCCAATGAGGTGGAGCTGGAGGTCATCATACAGAGACTGGACATGGACGGTGAgatagacacacgcacacacacaaagacacacgcatacgcgcacacagacacacagacacacagacacacagacacacagacacacagacacacagacacacacacacacacacacacacacacacacacacacacacacacacacacagatgtaaccacgtacatggacacacacacaggcatgcacacagacatgcacacattcACGCATTTACGACACAGACGGGCGCTCACACCCACCAACctgaacacacccacacacgcacacacacacacacacacacacacactagcatacCAGGTGTCATCAAAATTCCTGTCATCAACAGGTGATGGTCAGGTGGATTTCGAAGAGTTTGTCACTCTCCTCGGACCCAAGCTGACAGCAGCCGGAATGCCAGACAAGTTCCATGGAACAGACTTTGACTCTGTGTTCTGGAAGGTAAGTAATCATAAACCGCTTCCTTCCTGCTTATTACAACTGAAAAGCTACAAAAGCTTCTGGGTGATTAGGATGTTATGCTATACTGTAACTGTCATCTATTGCACCATTTATCTAtcgctgtaacggctttcctcctcctcttcatccaaagaggaggagcagggattcgaccaaaacgcagcgttttgaaatgacatgattttaatgaacaagatgaaaaaacacgaaacgaaatacacttgaataattaacaaaataacaaaacggagtagacagacctggacatggaacttacataaatacacgaagaactcacgaacaggaacaaactacataaaccgagacagtcccgtgtggcgcgacaaacactgacacaggagacaaccacccacaacaaacagtgtgaaaacacctaccttaatatgactctcaatcagaggaaatgaaaaccacctgcctctaattgagagccatatcaggtcaccctttaaaccaacatagaaacagaaaacatagactgcccacccaaactcacgtcctgaccaactaacacatacaaaaactaacagaaaacaggtcaggaacgtgacaatcgcATGGAGACTTTGTGACTTGAAAGGAAAACAAATGTAATTCCCAGATTCAGTGGAGGGTTGATAAGGCAGTGACCCCTCGTGAGTAATGATGcttttgtttggttagcttttggaaacGTTAGCTTGCGCATACAACTTTCCCCCGACATCACACTTATATATTGTCATTTTTGATTTACCTGATATAGTCGGATGGCTAGCATTCGATGTCTGCGGAGGTGTTGTCTTCTAGccaatcataattgactgtaacTGACTGTAACTGATAACTGAAAACACAACTGTGGGACAAACGAGTGGCACATTTCCGGGCAAGAGCAGGCCATTTAAAATCCATTAATTCTTCCCTCACCCCTTGCCCTGCGAGTGTCAACTCGTCAGACATCGtgatacgtcatcagaagtgtccacttaatttgagggctgagcgGAGAGTGTGTGACTTTTATGTGTTTGGAATGCAACCTCAGTATTTACTTAGTACTTAGTATTCTTAGTAAAGTTCATCTGTCAGAACTGTGTCCTTCCTTCCTGACTTTCAACAACCACCCCCACCCATTTTATACACTAGTCTTACGATCGAATGAAGTAAAATCAATTTAGATTAAATCAGGTTTTTACTGTGTGACAGTTTCTCCGATAattaccctccatattgacagtAGTAGGAGTTAACAAGTATTTAGAGACTGATTCAGTCAGACTTGTGTTTGCAATATCTATGCAGTGTCTTTGTATACAATCCAGATTCTAGAACAAACTCATATCTTATTGTGTGTGCCCCTCCCTCCCTAAAAAGAAATACATCTAAAATTtacattttcacatgtgaaatagctGTTTTCACATGCTGAGCTAAAATTTCACTTGACACCATATTTTCAcatgtaatacattttttattcacATGTTAACACCAACTTTTCACATGTGATAACAAAAACATGTCTTCACCTAACGTGAATTGCAGTTGCACATGTGAAATGTGTGCTTGGCCTTATTAAAATCGGTTATGCAGTTTCACGTGACAAACGTTCTTAAGTGAAAATTGCATATTGACTTGTGAAAACAATCACATGTAAAAACAATCACATGTAAAAATCTAATTTGCAGTGTCACATGTACAAAAACTCCACTTGAAAAACAATAACATGTGTAAATCAAACTTCAGTTTCACATGCTAAGAAAACTGGGTGCCCTTATTTATACTGTTTACAATGTTAAAATTAACTGATTTAATCTGAAATTAATTTTCTGTAATTCTTGTGCACACATTTTTTATTGCTTtcaaaatacactgaaaacatccAACATACATAATATTTACAGCCAAAAACAACTATGCAATGTCAAAAGAAGTTGACACTGAGGTTAAAGAAAGTTTTGCTAACCATTACTTTGAACAAAATCAAGATGTAAATATTTTTGTAATGCTTTTTGCATAAATAATCTTAAATTACAGCTCAATTTGAGCAAATTCCAAATTTGCGATTAATCATAATTAATCACAGAAAAACCTGCAGTAAATTCAAGTACATTTGATACCCATAGTTAAAATGTACATTAAAATATGAAGATACACATGTGAAAATGTAGAGGGCATGAGTCGGTCATGGTTGCTCATGGTGACGTGATGAGGTAGTCTCGCCTGCGACTTCAAAATTAGTTTTGGCCCTCTTGGTCTAATGGTCAAGACGTTGGCTTCTCCCATGGGCTCTAATCCCGCCTGCTACAAAAGCACACATATGAAACTCATGATGTGAAATGTTGGGAGACCACACATGTCTGAGTAATATGAGAAATCCATGTGAATCTTCACACTTGTccaaaaaaaaagtatgtttttcCCACGTGACAAGTGATTTGTTCACATGTGAAAGATTAATGTGAAACATCACAGGTGCCTGAAAACCACAACTGACTTGAAAATGTCACGTTTTTTTATTTGAAGGGGAGGTCTATGGCAGTGTACTGTATGCTCAAAAGAATTGAATCCCTAAGTCCAGACAGTCATACAGTATGCCACATGCATCAATGggcagtgttgtgttgttatcTCTGGCTAAAATCTCCAGGATCACTTAGCTTACCATCCCCAAATACAAAACATTGTATAAACTAAAATCGGCCATAGAGCAGTAGCTCATTGTAGTGACATCagttcctgtgtgtgtgcatgtggtgtgtgtgtgtgtgtgtgtgtgtgtccagactgACATGCAGAAGCTGACGGTAGAGGAGCTGAAGAGGCTGCTGTACGATACATTCTCCGACCACCTTACCATGAAGGATATCGAGAACATCATCATGACCGAGGAGAGCCACATAGCGAACCCAGGGGCCTGCCAGGTGGATATAGACAGTAAGGAACCTTATAGTACACACTTTATAGTATACATGTTATAGTACACACTTTGTAGTACACACTGTATAGTACACACTTTGTAGTACACACTTTGTTGTACTACACCTTGTAGTACACACTTTGCAGTAGAGACTTTAACGTGTCTCAGGTTAATATGGACAGgtgtaaaattgttgaaattgttgcatgttgcatttatatttttgttcagtggatTAACTGAGAGGGAGTAAAAGGTGAGAGATATGCAGAGTGGAAGTGGTGGAAAAATGCGTAGCCCGGAGTTGGCTGCATTGCCTATACAGTGGCTTgccaaagtattcaccccccttggcattttttcctattttgtttccaTTACAACCTAGAAAAATtgatttgtatcatttgatttacacaacatgcctaccactttaaagatgcaaaatattttttcttgtgaaccaacaagaaatatgacaaaaaaactgaaaacttgggcgtacataactattcacaccccccaaagtcaatactttgtagagccaccttttgcagcaattacagctgcaagtctcttggggtttgtctctataagcttggaacatcttgccactgggatttttgcccattcttcaaggcaaaactgttccagctccttcaagttggatgggttccgctctTATACAGCAATCTTAAAGTCataccacaaattctcaattggattcaggtctgagctttgactaggtcattccaagacatttaaatgtttactcttaaaccactcaagtaATGCTTTAGCAGCTTAGGTTCATTgtactgctggaaggtgaacctctgtccaagtctaaaatctctggaagacaaacaggtttcccttaAGAATtaccctgtatttagtgccatccatgattccttcaattctgaccagtttcccagtccctgccgatgaaaaacatccccacagcatgatgctgccacaaccatgcttcactgtggggatggtgttctcagggtaatgagaggtgttgggtttgcgccagacatcgTTTTCCTTGATAGCTAAAAacctcaattttagtctcatctgaccagagtaccttcttccatatgtttggggagtctcccacatgccttttggcaaacatcaAATGTGATTGCTTATTTCTTTCtacaagcaatggctttttttctggccactcttccataaagcccataaACTCTGTGGAGTGTagggcttaaagtggtcctatggacagatactccaatctccgctgtggagctttgcagatttgcagctccttcagggttatctttggtctctttgttgcctctctgattaatgccctccttgcctggtctgtgagttttggtggtcggccctctcttggcaggtctgttgtggtgccatattctttccattttttaatcatggatttaatggtgctctgtgggatgttcaaagtttcagattttttttataacccaaccctgatctgtacttctccacaa
This window of the Salvelinus fontinalis isolate EN_2023a chromosome 28, ASM2944872v1, whole genome shotgun sequence genome carries:
- the LOC129826673 gene encoding calcium-binding protein 7-like isoform X5, whose amino-acid sequence is MSAEYNHMKIIKEIREAFKVFDRDGNGFISKQELGMAMRSLGYMPNEVELEVIIQRLDMDGDGQVDFEEFVTLLGPKLTAAGMPDKFHGTDFDSVFWKTDMQKLTVEELKRLLYDTFSDHLTMKDIENIIMTEESHIANPGACQVDIDTASPTQQVKQTCVRKSLICAFAIAFIISVMLIAANQVLRSGMK
- the LOC129826673 gene encoding calcium-binding protein 7-like isoform X1 — its product is MPIMHPITSNLMYRGICTIPDMLAYRAPVNLPEDEVEGEKESLPVLFPEIREAFKVFDRDGNGFISKQELGMAMRSLGYMPNEVELEVIIQRLDMDGDGQVDFEEFVTLLGPKLTAAGMPDKFHGTDFDSVFWKTDMQKLTVEELKRLLYDTFSDHLTMKDIENIIMTEESHIANPGACQVDIDTASPTQQVKQTCVRKSLICAFAIAFIISVMLIAANQVLRSGMK
- the LOC129826673 gene encoding calcium-binding protein 7-like isoform X2 gives rise to the protein MPIMHPITSNLMYRGICTIPDMLAYRAPVNLPEDEVEGEKESLPVLFPEIREAFKVFDRDGNGFISKQELGMAMRSLGYMPNEVELEVIIQRLDMDGDGQVDFEEFVTLLGPKLTAAGMPDKFHGTDFDSVFWKTDMQKLTVEELKRLLYDTFSDHLTMKDIENIIMTEESHIANPGACQVDIDTSPTQQVKQTCVRKSLICAFAIAFIISVMLIAANQVLRSGMK
- the LOC129826673 gene encoding calcium-binding protein 7-like isoform X3, translating into MPIMHPITSNLMYRGICTIPDMLAYRAPVNLPEDEVEEIREAFKVFDRDGNGFISKQELGMAMRSLGYMPNEVELEVIIQRLDMDGDGQVDFEEFVTLLGPKLTAAGMPDKFHGTDFDSVFWKTDMQKLTVEELKRLLYDTFSDHLTMKDIENIIMTEESHIANPGACQVDIDTASPTQQVKQTCVRKSLICAFAIAFIISVMLIAANQVLRSGMK
- the LOC129826673 gene encoding calcium-binding protein 7-like isoform X4, giving the protein MPIMHPITSNLMYRGICTIPDMLAYRAPVNLPEDEVEEIREAFKVFDRDGNGFISKQELGMAMRSLGYMPNEVELEVIIQRLDMDGDGQVDFEEFVTLLGPKLTAAGMPDKFHGTDFDSVFWKTDMQKLTVEELKRLLYDTFSDHLTMKDIENIIMTEESHIANPGACQVDIDTSPTQQVKQTCVRKSLICAFAIAFIISVMLIAANQVLRSGMK